The Nerophis ophidion isolate RoL-2023_Sa linkage group LG21, RoL_Noph_v1.0, whole genome shotgun sequence region TCAGCTGGCGGATGAAAGCCCCGCCTACATTTTGGAGCCCCAAATGTTTTTTCTAAAATGTTGGAATATAAGCATGTTTTGGGTGGAAATGTACCTGTAAATATGATTTTTAGGTCCAGAAGTATGAAATGAGTGCTAATGTCAGCATTATAGGGCACATTTTTAAGAAAAAGTTATCAAACCTAAATAATAGCCCAAAATATTGTTCTCATTAAAGCAGCCATGTTTTGTTTCCTAGAGCGATGGAGAAGCTCAACGGCTCCATGATGGAAAACAGCGCGTTGAAAGTATCTTACATCCCAGACGAGACTGCCGCACCAGAGGGTCCTGCGCCAGGAGGTCGGAGAGGGTTCAACGCCCGCGGGCCGCCACGGTCCGGCTCGCCGAGCCTGGGCGCCCGCCCCAAAGTACAGTCAGACATCCCTCTTCGCATGCTGGTTCCCACGCAGTTCGTCGGGGCCATCATCGGCAAGGAGGGTGCGACGATACGCAACGTCACCAAACAGACCCACTCAAAGTTAGTGAAAAAATAAACTAATTTCCCACTTTAATTATGGAATGCcatcacttaaaatcctttcattgcaGGATTGACATCCATCGGAAAGAGAATGCAGGTGCTGCCGAGAAACCTATAACCATTCACTCCACGGCTGAAGGCTGTTCCAACGCCTGCAAAACCATCATGGAGATCATGCAGAAGGAAGCACTTGACACGAAGTTGTGAGTTTGCACACTTTATTATTGCTGCACATGGTCATTGAGACGGTTTTATTATCAGTGGTGGAATTGAAAAGAGGCTGCATAGAGCCTAAAAATAGACCAGAGGTCTTATGGCAGCTCATGTTCAATATGAAGGGCAATTTAACTCCACACGCTTGTCTCATGCAGCACTGAGGAGATCCCGCTGAAGGTTCTCGTACACAACACCTTTGTCGGAAGATTAATCGGGAAAGAAGGACGCAACCTGAAGAAAATCGAGGTGGACACTGGGACCAAGATCACAATCTCGCCGTAAGATGGATTTGTTTTTCGTTGCCATGCAGACTGTCAGATGTTTACTCTTTTGCTGCTCGCCCCTTTCCAGTCTGCAGGACTTGACCCTGTACAACCCAGAGCGGACCATCACGGTGAAGGGCACCATTGAGGCGTGTGCGAGGGCAGAGGAGGAAGTGATGAAGAAGATCAGAGAGTCGTATGAGAGCGACATGGCTGCCATGAACGTGAGTGTTCATTGTCGCAAAAAAAGACAATGCAGGTCAATTTGgtctgttttattttcctatatctGATTTTTAATGTCAATGTGAACAGTGCAATTTCCAGTTCAAGTCCAGGCCTCCTTGGACTGCGACCTGAACACTCCAGTCGCGTTCACCTGACCAATACGTCATCAAATAGCGTAAAACGTTATTCTTCGCAACAGTTGACTGTTGACAAATGAGTGGAAAAGTAATGTTTTAGGAAGTCAAATCAAAGTTCCGCCACTCCTGTCTCCGactgctcgcccacacactcTTTGGAGTGTACGTCGAAACAAATGTCCTTCAAATCCCAGAGCCAAAGTGCTtgccctcttccttcttaatgttcTACACCGGGGATGGGCACACTTAAGCCTGTTGCTTCCTTAAATCCGGCCCATCaaatattacaaaccccatttccatatgagttgggatattgtgttagatgtaaatataaacgaaatacaatgatttgcaaatcattttcaacccatattcagttgaatatgctacaaagacaacatatttgatgttcaaactcataaacgtttttttttttgcaaataatcaactttagaattttatgccagcaacatgtgacaaataagttgggaaaggtggcattaaatactgataaagttgaggaatgctcaccaaacacttatttggaacatcccacaggtgtgcaggctatttggtaacaggtgggtgccatgattaagtataaaaacagcttcccagaaaatgctcagtctttcacaggaaaggatggggcgaggtacacccctttgtccacaactgcgtgagcaaatagtcagtttaagaacgtttctcaaagtgcaattgcaagaaatttagggatttcaacatctacggtccataatatcatcaaaaggttcagagaatctgaagaaatcactccacataagagtcatggccggaaaacaacattgaatgaccgtgacctttgatccctcagacggcactgtaacaaaaaccgacatcaatctctaaaggatatcaccacatgggctcaggaactcttcagaaaaccactgtcactaaatgaagtttgtcgctacatctgtaagtgcaagttaaagctctactatgcaaagcgtaagccatttatcaaccacatccagaaacgccgccggcttctctgggcccgcgatcatctaagatggactgatgcaaagtggaaaagtgttatgtggtttGACGAGTTcccatttcaaagtgtttttggaaatatttgacattgtgtcatccggaccaaaggggaagcgaaccatccagactgttatcgacgcaaagttcaaaaaccagcatctgtgatggtatgggggtccatgagtgcccaaggcatgggtaacttacacatctgtgaattcaccattaatgctgaaaggtgcatacaggttttggaacaacatatgctgccatccaagcgccatctttttcatggacgcccctgcttatttcagcaagacaatgccaagccacattcagcacgtgttacaacagcggggctttgtaaaaaaagagtgcgggtactttcctggtccgcctgcagtccagacctgtctcccatcgaaaatgtgtgctgcattatgaagcgtaaatttcgaaagcggactgttgaacgaatgatgctctacataaaacaagaatgggaaagaattccactttcaaagcttcaacaattagtgtcctcagttcccaaacgtttgagtgtttttaaaagaaaaggtgatgtaacacagtggtgaacatgccttttcccaactactttcgcacgtgttgcagccatgaaattctaagttaattatttgcaaaaaaaaaaaaaaatttatgaattggaacatcaaataacttgtctttgtagtgcattcaactgaatatgggttaaaaattatttgcaaatcattgtattccgtttttttatttacatctaacacaatttcccaactcatatggaaacggggtttgtagaatagaGTTGAGCAAACACCTGTTTTCAGAATTGGCACAACAAAACTGATACTAGACTTGGACACACTGGCAAAAAAGGGTGATCAACAACACAGAATGTAAGTGTTAACCCTTTAATACTATTTTTTGTTATGATAATGTTGAAAAGAGATGTATTCTCATTAAAAGGCCCATGTTTGAAAAGTCTACTCCTAGTTCCAACGGATATGAAATGCATCATCTGTTCGCCCGGTCAGTTTGTCGTATTCAaaagccaaatgtggctcttcagccaaaaagtttgcccacccctgttCTACACGCAACAATTCTCTTAAGACAATGTTGACCTTGATTGCACAAAATCTTTGAAATTGCCTCAAATGCGCCAGCAATACGACCCACTGGAATGAAAGCCATGTTTACTTTACTGCGGTACGTGGCATTGTTAAGTCATGTCTGCATGCAGGTTAGATTGCCTTCCCAATTTTATTAATGTAAACGATGACAAAAAAGATGGAATTGGACAAAAAAATCCAAACGTGAACATAGCCTAAAAACCACAATAATACTTGCAACCGGTTATCTCAATTGTGATGCCAGTCAAGGCTGAGCAGGAGTTTATAGCGCAACAGTCATTAAAGTTATGGCTGCTATGCATATATGTTAAGCACCTGTAATGCTTAGATTTTTATTTGTTGAGCTGAGTTATAGTGCCACTGTTTTTAAACACTTCAGAAAGAAAAAAAGTCTGTCCACATGATGAGAGgtataaaaaaaaccccacagcTGTTAAATGCATTTTGCCCAATAGTAGCCTGAAAAAGCAACAGCCCCAAGCTGCCTTGGTAGCATTTTTACAAGTCACAACatcaatatacacatgtattcaatattgtgTACTTTATCTTTAAAAAAATCAGCACCCAGAAAACTTCATAatagttattttgtttttttgtctgtgACTTTTTGGTCGGCATCAAATGAAACCAGCACTTGTACATTACCTTCATTTTCTCTTGTACGCTTTCCAAACATGAGATTATGTTGCACGTTTCGTACAACACAAAATAACCATCTCAGTTTCATCCACACGCCAAAGCTGACAGTCTTTGTGTGGGCCTGACCTGAACTTGTTTCTCCACAGCTCCAGTCTAACCTGATCCCAGGCTTGAACTTgaatgctctgggtctgtttccCAGCGGCACGCCTGGCATGGGTCCATCCATGTCCCATGTCCCCCCTCCTGGTCCCGGCGGCTCAGCGTTCGGCGTAAGTGACGGCCTTTCTGTTCCAATCCCTTTTATTGGCGTGCGTCGTAGACGTGCTCTGGGTCAGAGCATTGCCTTCTGCCATGTTAGTAGTCCCCACTTCCTGGCGACGCCTTATCTTTTTCTTTCCGTAGTGCAGTCCTTATGGGGCCGAGGGGCCATTTTGGGCTTCAATGATGTCGGCCAGTAGCCAGCCCCTGGCTGTAAGTCAACCGTCCCCAAAGAGCTTTTGCACGGCTTGTGGCTGCTTGCTGCGGGATGACATGGCAGGGTAGTCTGCATGTCACTGTCTTAAGCTTCCACTTCCACCTGTAGGCCTTTCTGGGCCCTTTAACCTGCAGCAAGGGCACTAGCAGCTTCATAATGAGAGAAAAGGCATCTCCGACACAAAGACAAGCACGATGGAGTTGTTGGACCTTAGTGGGCGTATGGATTGGTGTATTGGTCTCCATCCAAAATCAATGATGTTTGGAGTGTGGCTGACTTGAGCCCTGGGAAAGAGCGGCTGTGTCTCTGAAGAGGAGCAAGTTATGTGCTGTGGCAATTTGCATGACAGTTTCTTATTGTATTTGAGCTCTTTTGTGCCTGTAAGCCTGAAGCATAAAACTAATTTGTTTGTGGAATCaaattaataattcaaaacacCTCAGAGACTTCATAGTAAGGCTATTTTTCCACACGATATTTTGTACATATGCAAACTAGCTTTTAGGATAATTTTATTGTACAGATGGGAGAACTGCTTTCCTCATCCAATTCTGCAAtgtgaaccttttttttaattttttttttttattactactCATCGGCTTTTTGAATGGAATCATAGCGCCACCTGTTGCTTTGGCATGCGCTTGTCGGCTTGAGTCCTTTTGTTCATGTGAACTAACGCAATTCTATAATGTAATACAttgcagggctgggcgatatggctgaaaactattgccatatagtttattattaattattgataTTAAATAGGGAGTGCATTTGTTTGACATGTAAcctccctcagctatcaaggtatggcaaacaatgtaaacaaaatagtaaaatcccgTCTAAAACTTAAAATAACCTCTTGaaattaaattgcaaaaaaaaggaaaatgtaaaaaatacaaagtgtaagaaaatagtgcaatgtgtgaaaatgtaaacaaagaaacctaagaactattttctgcTTTTTTAGTGCCAAGACGTTACAGCTGTGTATTAAAGGGTGAGCACGGCTAAGGTTTTAAAAAGCCCCTAAAAGTGCCATATTCTCAAGGTTTTAGCCACAATGTTTTTGCTTTCGGCTGCACCTATTTTTACCTTCGAATGTAATAGTTGACACTGTTTCCTGATTGGCTGTtggcgtgtcactcccactgataaGTGATAACTTCCTGTGTTGCTCGATTATCAGAGAGCAGGTGTGTTGCTTCAATACTTTTGCTTTCTTCCGACACAGAAGAAACATCTTGAACCTGTTTTTTAATAGTAGGTGTCTGTTGCGATCTCGTTGAATCGCCCCGCCCTAGTACATTCCACACATGCATAATGCTTATTTACTTGTATTGCAGTGTGTGTTGCATGAATGAGTGCACGCAGTCCCAATTAACAGCAATGTGTTCCTACTCACCAGGGACACCCGGAGTCTGAGACGGTCCACCTGTTCATCCCCGCGCTTGCCGTGGGAGCAATCATCGGAAAGCAGGGTCAACATATCAAGCAGCTGTCACACTTTGCCGGAGCCTCTATCAAGGTGAGTCTGCCGAGTACACGCTAGACGCAATCGAGCAATTGGGGGAAGCCAGAAGGTTTCACACCGCCGTCTGTCCTTCAGATTGCTCCTGCGGAAGGAATGGATCCCAAACAGAGGATGGTCATCATTGTCGGCCCCCCAGAGGCTCAGTTCAAGGTGTTGTAGCCCCACATGGCGCTTGATAGCCAGTAGGATTTTCTGTCACTCCACAGAAAAAGACAGTGTTCATTCTATGGTTTGGCTGCAGGCTCAGTGTCGCATCTTTGGCAAGCTGAAGGAGGAGAATTTCTTTGGACCCAAGGAGGAGGTGAAGCTGGAAGCCCACATCAAGGTTCCCTCCTTTGCTGCCGGGAGGGTCATCGGCAAGGGTGGCAAAACGGTAATTCACAAAGACACGCGGTTTGAATCAAATCATCCGTTTACAATAGTCGTTGTTGTGATGTTCGCAGGTTAACGAGTTACAGAACCTGACATGTGCTGAAGTGGTTGTGCCCAGGGACCAGACTCCTGACGAGAACGAGCAGGTCATCGTCAAGATCAGTGGACACTTCTTTGCATGCCAGGTGGGTCTCACTTTCTACAGTCATCAGAGGTTCAATTCACATCATTTTCCAGAATCGCTTTTTCAAAAGACCCTTCTTTAGGCTAACTGCACCTGTACGTCATGCATCAGCAGCTCAGTGGAGTTTTGTAACCTCCTCTTAAAAGCTCTGttaccatctattttctaccacttgtccctttcggggttgtggggggtgctggaggcaatctcagctgcattcgtgtggaaggcggggtactccctggagAAGTTGCCACCTCGTTGCAGGCTCTGTTACCATTTATATCACAAATATGTGAATAGCAGCCAGTCACTTGGCAGAAGTCACCTTCCCATATAAAGGGGTTGTTGGcgattttttttcaaaccaaaaaatattacgtttttttttttttttgtttttgtttttttttctgtagcCAGACATGTTTATTTGTACCTGACAGTATCGGCTACAACTGTGGTCTTCCCCAGAGGTTGTCACTGGATGATGTTGTGATGTGTCTGCTCAGCTGTTTTAAACTGTTTCTGGTGCCGTCTTCCTGCTTGTAGTAGCAGGCTCACGGCGCCACCTGTAGTCCAACCTGTTCAGGACTGTGTCCCAGGTGTAGGAAGGTTGTTGCGCCCCTTCGTCCCAATTCACAGTCTGGGGGGCGCGTTTGCTGATGTGGGTGCTAACGACCTGTGCATTGTCTTGATTCATGAGGTCGTTGTCCCTCTTGCAGGGGTTTGCTCTTCTTCTGTTTGTTGTCTGTTGGCCTGTGGGCATGCTTCCGTTTCACATGTTCTGTGCTCTCTTCTTGATGCTAAAGGCTGTTCCTCCCACTTATGATTTGTTACACGACAAACAAGCGATCTGATATTATATTGCATTTGTGTTCTTGGTCTAATTTGTCCTTAAGGCGGACTAACAACGATCTTAGTTTAGTGTGAGGTTTGACCCCAGAATTGATGAGGACGGCCACACCGTCTATTGGAGGAAAAAAACAGAGGTCTGGCTATTGGAGGAAAAAAATGCGTAAATCtttgaagacctaatgaacctAATTGGGCTACTAAAATTATAACCTATTGAATAAAATTTGTTGGATGGCTTGCGATAGGTAACCTGATCTAACATCTCTATCGTGATATATATTTGCTAATAATTATTGCTAATTTACTGTTTGCTTGTCCCTGTTAAATTTACGGGACCCAGCTCGAATGTGttaacatgcattatcacaatacGACTAATATTACAAGCTGTCATCGGCCAAATTTGTATCATTTATCATATATCCCGCAACACTACTTGTCACTCACCGCTGTCTCATCCACTCGCACACACAGGGAGCCGGTGCACTTGCACCAAGGCAGTCATGTTAATACGATGCTCTAGATATTAAAAATTAGATAACCGGCATGCACGTGTTACATATGTGAGTAGTTTTCATAAAAGGGTGGAATATAATGCTTACAACACTTTAGGCGCCCTCTAGGCGTCAGCGTcaaggttgcaaacagccccgTTAAGGCGACGCAATACGTCATAAATTAATATTACTAATCCCTGTGATAATAGAGGGAACAGTacattgaaaataaatcataatttgcTCTTTTCTAATCGTCATATCATGTGCTATTAATATACATTAAATCAAATGACCTATGAAAAGGTGATTTCCAGTGTCCTTGTTTCAACCCTACATCGTGTTTTGCAACTCTATGCAGCACATTGTGCCAGAATTCTTATCGTTTCATGCCGTCGATAACAAAGAAATTCCTTGGCACTTTGCCCCACTAGCGTAGGCCACCAGCTCCAAGGGAAGTGTTGTATCTAGGTATAGCAaccatcatgggtgtcaaacatgTGTTCCTGTAGCCATTTTTGGTCCATTGCAAATTGTAAAAAAAGAATTAAATTATTGAGATACATTGAATGGGTTTTAGTACCGAGAACTAGGGTGTCCAAAATTTTTCCACCAAGGACAGCAAAGTGAAAAGTCAAATGGGccacttttaatatttttttgttttgtagtaaataaagtactatctatctatctatctatctatctatctatctatctatctatctatctatcagaacttctgtcttgaataaaaatGTAGTATTGTACATGGTATGGAAATAAataatcaagtaaaacatttagagGACTATGTAGTTTTAGTAAGTATATAAAGGCAGACTTTTCCCTGAAGTATCCTGGGCTCCTTGTtcgtgtgtactgatgttaaagacaatgtACACATCATATATTGATGATTAAATGCCTCATAATTCCACAAGAGTTTTGCAGCAGCACTCGAGCTGTCCAGTTTGGATGTGCCGAGCCTCTATTTTAGTGATCGCCCTGTGCATTGTTCTCCAACACGTGACGGAGTAGTCGTGTAAATGAGTCCACCACAGTAAGACGCTTCTTAGCTGGTGTTGGTTGGTGCGATCTTGTTGGCCATGTGAAGAGTTGCATTTCCCCCACTTGGCTCGATACCGTTTCAGAtgctggaataagtttgttgtgctgctgTCTTTTTTAAAGAAACTTGTTGCCGCAAATCTAAACCACTGACAAAAATTGTCTTTTTTGGAATAAATGTTTTGTTCTCGTTAGCGTTAGCCATGTTTTGCTAGGCTTGTGAACCTTCCTACTGCCATTTCAGTACATTTTAAAGTTATATTGAGTTCCACTGAAGTTTTCATGACAAAGCTTTTAAAGTGTAACAATTGTTTTAGGAGCATAAGATGTGTCTCAAGTGTTGGTCAAAGCTCGGCATGGCGACCCAACACAGTGCTTTTTTGGCACCGACCGAGTCCCGCTAGTCTTACTGGGCACCAATTTACGTAAAATCCAAG contains the following coding sequences:
- the igf2bp3 gene encoding insulin-like growth factor 2 mRNA-binding protein 3 isoform X1, with amino-acid sequence MNKLYIGNVSAEASEEDFETIFDKWKIPHSGPFLVKTGYAFVDCPDEKTAMKAIDTLSGKVELHGKLLEVEHSVPKRQRSCKLQIRNIPPDMQWEVLDGMLAQYGAVESCEQVNTETETAVVNVRYTAKDQARLAMEKLNGSMMENSALKVSYIPDETAAPEGPAPGGRRGFNARGPPRSGSPSLGARPKVQSDIPLRMLVPTQFVGAIIGKEGATIRNVTKQTHSKIDIHRKENAGAAEKPITIHSTAEGCSNACKTIMEIMQKEALDTKFTEEIPLKVLVHNTFVGRLIGKEGRNLKKIEVDTGTKITISPLQDLTLYNPERTITVKGTIEACARAEEEVMKKIRESYESDMAAMNLQSNLIPGLNLNALGLFPSGTPGMGPSMSHVPPPGPGGSAFGCSPYGAEGPFWASMMSASSQPLAGHPESETVHLFIPALAVGAIIGKQGQHIKQLSHFAGASIKIAPAEGMDPKQRMVIIVGPPEAQFKAQCRIFGKLKEENFFGPKEEVKLEAHIKVPSFAAGRVIGKGGKTVNELQNLTCAEVVVPRDQTPDENEQVIVKISGHFFACQLAQRKIQEILAQVRRQQQPKPAPGGAQPPLPRRK
- the igf2bp3 gene encoding insulin-like growth factor 2 mRNA-binding protein 3 isoform X2, translating into MNKLYIGNVSAEASEEDFETIFDKWKIPHSGPFLVKTGYAFVDCPDEKTAMKAIDTLSGKVELHGKLLEVEHSVPKRQRSCKLQIRNIPPDMQWEVLDGMLAQYGAVESCEQVNTETETAVVNVRYTAKDQARLAMEKLNGSMMENSALKVSYIPDETAAPEGPAPGGRRGFNARGPPRSGSPSLGARPKVQSDIPLRMLVPTQFVGAIIGKEGATIRNVTKQTHSKIDIHRKENAGAAEKPITIHSTAEGCSNACKTIMEIMQKEALDTKFTEEIPLKVLVHNTFVGRLIGKEGRNLKKIEVDTGTKITISPLQDLTLYNPERTITVKGTIEACARAEEEVMKKIRESYESDMAAMNLQSNLIPGLNLNALGLFPSGTPGMGPSMSHVPPPGPGGSAFGGHPESETVHLFIPALAVGAIIGKQGQHIKQLSHFAGASIKIAPAEGMDPKQRMVIIVGPPEAQFKAQCRIFGKLKEENFFGPKEEVKLEAHIKVPSFAAGRVIGKGGKTVNELQNLTCAEVVVPRDQTPDENEQVIVKISGHFFACQLAQRKIQEILAQVRRQQQPKPAPGGAQPPLPRRK